The following proteins are co-located in the Rhea pennata isolate bPtePen1 chromosome 2, bPtePen1.pri, whole genome shotgun sequence genome:
- the LOC134136663 gene encoding LOW QUALITY PROTEIN: TBC1 domain family member 20-like (The sequence of the model RefSeq protein was modified relative to this genomic sequence to represent the inferred CDS: inserted 1 base in 1 codon; deleted 1 base in 1 codon), producing MAARGRGRPGAGRKQKLVLIHEALRSDPVGVEALRAAAVSAGGLLSEEIRRKVWPKLLSVDTYNLPPRPGKAPRQAHRDYGQVLLDVARSARRFPAGMRAEQRHVLQEQLLNLILHVLRAHPELHYYQGYHDIAVTLLLAVGERLAAALLEKLSTHHLRDFMDPTMDSTKHILNYLMPLLQRESSRLHAFMLRAEVGTIFALSWLITWYGHVLNNFHHTLRLYDFFLASHPLMPVYFAAAVVLHREXEVLACDCDMPSVHQLLSRIPQDLPYESLVAKAQELFQRHPHSQLARQAALQHHKSIAIQSFAAFQQAAPRQRPDAVLRRQRLLRAGPEEDAGALLPAAGHNPLVKAAVWGLSATLGAVALAVTHTALDWAPEFLLQLF from the exons atggcggcgcgggggcggg ggcggccgggcgccggcagGAAGCAGAAGCTGGTGCTGATCCACGAGGCGCTGCGCAGCGACCCGGTGGGTGTCGAGGCGCTGCGGGCCGCCGCCGTCAGCGCCGGGGGGCTGCTCTCCGAGGAGATCCGCAGGAAGGTCTGGCCCAAGCTGCTCAGCGTCGACACCTACAACCTGCCCCCCCGGCCAG GCAAGGCCCCGCGCCAGGCCCACCGGGACTACGGCCAGGTGCTGCTGGATGTGGCTCGCTCCGCACGCCGCTTCCCCGCAG GCATGCGGGCCGAGCAGCGGCAcgtgctgcaggagcagctgctgaacCTCATCCTGCACGTCCTGCGCGCCCACCCCGAGCTCCACTACTACCAGGGCTACCACGACATCGCCGTCACCCTGCTGCTGGCCGTGGGCGAGCGCCTGGCCGCAGCCCTGCTGGAAAAGCTCTCCACCCACCACCTCAG GGACTTCATGGACCCCACGATGGACAGCACCAAGCACATCCTCAACTACCTcatgcccctgctgcagcgggAGAGCTCCCGGCTCCATGCCTTCATGCTGAG GGCAGAGGTGGGCACCATCTTCGCCCTGAGCTGGCTCATCACGTGGTACGGCCATGTCCTGAACAACTTCCACCACACCCTGCGGCTCTACGACTTCTTcctggcctcgcaccccctcATGCCCGTCTACTTCGCCGCCGCG GTCGTGCTGCACCGGG GAGAGGTGCTGGCCTGCGACTGCGACATGCCCAGCGTGCACCAGCTCCTGTCCCGCATCCCGCAGGACCTGCCCTACGAGAGCCTCGTGGCGAAGGCGCAGGAGCTCTTCCAGCGCCACCCGCACTCCCAGCTGGCCCGGCAGGCCGCCCTGCAGCACCACAAGAG CATCGCCATCCAGTCCTTCGCCGCCTTCCAGCAAGCCGCG CCCCGGCAGCGCCCCGACGCCGTGCTGCGCCGCCAGCGCCtgctgcgggccgggccggaggaGGACGCCGGAGCcctgctgcccgccgccgggcaCAACCCGCTGGTGAAGGCGGCCGTGTGGGGGCTCTCGGCCACGCTGGGGGCCGTGGCCCTGGCCGTCACGCACACCGCCCTGGACTGGGCCCCCGAGTTCCTGCTCCAGCTCTTCTAG
- the LOC134136662 gene encoding cytochrome P450 11B, mitochondrial-like — MGPGTGAPRAVRPYEAIPRSGRNRWLQLLRFWRSGGFQDFHRLMESNFQRLGPIYRETVGTYSCVNVLLPQDAARLFQAEGVFPRRMGIEAWSAHRQLRNHKCGIFLLNGEEWRADRLALNREVISPAGARKFLPFLDAVARDFAAALRRRLQKSARRSLTVDLHRDLFRFTLEASSYALYGERLGLLEETPAAEAQRFIAAVETMLRTTLPLLFVPPRLLRWLDHRLWRDHIAAWDTIFQHADRCIQNIYQEFCLGQPRKYSGIMAELLLQAELPLDSIKANITEFTAGGVDTTAMPLLFTLFELARNPAVQGALRAEIRAAEARGPRELSAVLSALPLLRAALKETLRLYPVGITVQRYPTKDVVLHDYRVPAGTLCQVALYAMGRSPEVFSSPERYDPTRWLSKDENSFKALAFGFGARQCIGRRLAEAEMMLFLMHVLRNFKIDTASKEDLRTVFGFILMPEKPPLLTFRPVD, encoded by the exons ATGGGGCCAGGGACCGGG GCCCCCCGGGCCGTGCGCCCCTACGAGGCGATTCCCCGCAGCGGCCGCAACCGCTGGCTCCAGCTCCTGCGCTTCTGGCGCAGCGGCGGCTTCCAGGACTTCCACCGGCTCATGGAGAGCAACTTCCAGCGCCTGGGACCCATCTACAG GGAGACCGTGGGCACCTACAGCTGCGTCAacgtgctgctgccgcaggACGCGGCGCGGCTCTTCCAGGCGGAGGGCGTCTTCCCGCGCCGCATGGGCATCGAGGCCTGGAGCGCGCACCGGCAGCTCCGCAACCACAAGTGCGGCATCTTCCTGCT caACGGCGAGGAGTGGCGCGCGGACCGCCTGGCGCTCAACCGCGAGGTGATCAGCCCGGCCGGCGCCCGCAAGTTCCTGCCCTTCCTCGACGCCGTGGCCCGCGACTTcgccgccgccctgcgccgCCGGCTGCAGAAGAGCGCGCGGCGCTCGCTCACCGTCGACCTGCACCGCGACCTCTTCCGCTTCACCCTGGAGG CCAGCAGCTACGCCCTGTACGGGGAGCgcctggggctgctggaggagacGCCGGCCGCGGAGGCGCAGCGCTTCATCGCGGCGGTGGAGACCATGCTGCGCACCACCCTGCCGCTGCTCTTCGTCCCGCCGCGCCTGCTGCGCTGGCTCGACCACCGCCTCTGGCGGGACCACATCGCCGCCTGGGACACCATCTTCCAGCACG ccgaCAGGTGCATCCAGAACATCTACCAGGAGTTCTGCCTGGGGCAGCCCCGCAAGTACTCGGGCATCATGgccgagctgctgctgcaggccgAGCTGCCCCTCGACTCCATCAAGGCCAACATCACCGAGTTCACGGCCGGCGGCGTGGACACG ACGGCGATGCCGCTGCTGTTCACGCTCTTCGAGCTGGCGCGCAACCCGGCGGTGCAGGGCGCGCTGCGCGCCGAGATCCGCGCCGCGGAGGCGCGCGGCCCCCGGGAGCTCTCCGCGGTGCTGAGCGCGCTCCCGCTGCTGCGCGCCGCCCTCAAGGAGACGCTCAG GCTCTACCCAGTGGGCATCACGGTGCAGCGCTACCCCACCAAGGACGTGGTGCTCCACGACTACCGGGTGCCCGCGGGG ACGCTGTGCCAGGTGGCCCTGTACGCCATGGGCCGGAGCCCGGAGGTGTTCAGCTCCCCGGAGCGCTACGACCCGACGCGTTGGCTCAGCAAGGACGAGAACAGCTTCAAGGCCCTGGCCTTCGGGTTCGGCGCGCGGCAGTGCATCGGGCGCCGCCTCGCCGAGGCCGAGATGATGCTCTTCCTCATGCAC GTGCTGCGCAACTTCAAGATCGACACGGCCTCCAAGGAGGACCTCCGCACCGTCTTCGGCTTCATCCTCATGCCCGAGAAGCCGCCCCTGCTCACCTTCCGGCCCGTCGACTGA